In Populus nigra chromosome 1, ddPopNigr1.1, whole genome shotgun sequence, one genomic interval encodes:
- the LOC133670376 gene encoding probable phospholipid-transporting ATPase 4, whose translation MTRGRIRARLRRSHLHPFSCLRPNANNNEGPHPLSGPGFSRIVHCNRPDRHLKKPLKYCSNYISTTKYNIVTFLPKALFEQFHRVANFYFLVAAGLSLTAVAPFSPVSMIAPLAFVVGISMLKEALEDWHRFAQDMKVNNRKASVHKGDGVFGYKPWQKIQVGDVVKVEKDQFFPADLLLLSASYDDGVSYVETMNLDGETNLKVKRSLEVTLPLEDDEAFKNFTGIIKCEDPNPSLYTFIGNFEYERQVYPLDPSQILLRDSKLRNTAYVYGVVIFTGFDSKVMQNSTKSPSKRSKIEKKMDKIIYILLSLLLLISSISSIGFAVKIKLQMPDWWYMQPRNPDNDSLYNPDQPSKSGLAHLVTALILYGYLIPISLYVSIEIVKVFQARFINQDIQMYDEESGNTAQARTSNLNEELGQVDTILSDKTGTLTCNQMDFLKCSIAGTAYGVRSSEVELAAAKQMAMDLEEQDTQITNGSRYRKSAHNSWEDSRGGPEIELESVITSKGENGQKPAIKGFSFEDNKLMNGNWLKEPNTEVILLFFRILAICQTAVPELNEETGMFTYEAESPDEAAFLAAAREFGFEFCKRTQSSVFIREKYAHPGQLIEREFKILNLLEFTSQRKRMSVIVRDEDGQILLLCKGADSIIFDRLSKNGRMYETTTAKHLNDYGEVGLRTLALAYKKLDESEYSAWNNEFVKAKTSISADREAMLERVADMMEKDLILVGATAVEDKLQKGVPQCIDKLAQAGLKIWVLTGDKMETAINIGFSCSLLRQGMKQIFITVMNSDAVAQESKQAVKENILMQITNASQMVKLEKDPHAAFALIIDGKTLSYALEDEMKHQFLALAVVCASVICCRVSPKQKALVTRLVKEGTGKTTLAIGDGANDVGMIQEADIGVGISGVEGMQAVMASDFSISQFRFLERLLVVHGHWCYKRIAQMICYFFYKNIAFGLTLFYFEAFTAFSGQSVYNDWYMLLFNVILTSLPVISLGVFEQDVSSEVCLQFPALYQQGPKNLFFDWYRILGWMGNGLYTSLVIFILNIMIFYNQAFRAEGQTADMAAMGATMFSCIICAVNCQIALTMSHFTWIQHLFVWGSVATWYLFLLLFGMLPPYYSEDAHKILVEALGPAPIYWCTILLVTVACILPYLAHISFQRCFNPMDHHIIQEIKYYKKDVKDQHMWRRERSKARQETKIGFTARVDAKIRQLKGKLQKKSSTLILPNRMPSPC comes from the exons ATGACACGGGGAAGGATAAGAGCAAGGCTCCGGCGGAGCCATCTCCACCCATTCTCTTGCTTAAGGCCAAATGCCAACAACAACGAGGGGCCACATCCATTGTCAGGGCCTGGGTTCTCCAGAATTGTTCATTGCAACCGACCTGATAGGCACCTGAAAAAACCCTTGAAATATTGTTCAAATTATATATCTACCACCAAGTATAATATAGTCACATTCTTGCCCAAGGCTCTGTTTGAGCAGTTCCATCGGGTTGCTAATTTCTACTTCCTAGTGGCCGCAGGTCTTTCACTTACAGCTGTTGCCCCATTCTCTCCTGTGAGCATGATTGCACCATTGGCTTTTGTTGTCGGTATTAGTATGTTAAAAGAAGCTCTAGAAGATTGGCATAGGTTTGCGCAGGATATGAAGGTTAATAATCGGAAAGCTAGTGTTCATAAAGGGGATGGGGTTTTTGGTTATAAGCCATGGCAGAAGATTCAGGTTGGTGATGTGGTGAAAGTGGAAAAAGACCAGTTTTTCCCAGCAGATTTGCTTCTATTGTCAGCAAGTTATGATGATGGGGTATCCTATGTGGAGACTATGAACTTAGATGGTGAGACAAACTTGAAGGTTAAGAGATCGTTGGAGGTAACCTTGCCTTTGGAGGATGATGAGGCTTTCAAGAACTTTACGGGAATAATAAAGTGTGAAGATCCAAACCCCAGTCTTTACAcgtttattggtaattttgaGTATGAACGACAGGTTTATCCTCTTGATCCTAGTCAGATTCTTCTTAGAGATTCAAAGCTCAGGAATACAGCTTATGTATATGGAGTTGTGATATTCACTGGTTTTGATAGCAAAGTCATGCAGAACTCAACAAAGTCTCCTTCAAAAAGGagcaaaatagagaaaaaaatggacaaaATTATATACATCCTTCTCAGCCTTCTTTTACTGATTTCATCCATTAGCTCAATTGGCTTTGCTGTGAAGATAAAGCTTCAAATGCCAGACTGGTGGTACATGCAACCCAGGAATCCTGATAATGATAGTCTCTATAACCCTGATCAGCCCAGCAAGTCAGGACTAGCTCATCTCGTTACTGCCCTCATCCTTTATGGGTATTTAATACCCATTTCTCTCTATGTCTCAATTGAGATTGTGAAGGTGTTTCAAGCAAGGTTCATTAACCAAGACATACAGATGTATGATGAAGAATCTGGCAATACTGCTCAAGCACGAACATCAAACTTAAACGAGGAGTTAGGTCAGGTTGACACGATCCTCTCTGATAAGACTGGCACCTTGACCTGTAATCAGATGGATTTTCTGAAATGTTCCATTGCTGGTACTGCATATGGTGTACGTTCAAGTGAAGTTGAACTTGCTGCAGCAAAACAGATGGCTATGGATCTTGAGGAGCAGGATACACAAATAACTAATGGTTCGAGGTATAGAAAAAGTGCACATAATTCATGGGAGGATAGCAGAGGAGGTCCAGAAATTGAACTTGAGAGTGTTATTACTTCTAAAGGTGAAAATGGTCAGAAGCCAGCAATAAAGGGATTTAGTTTTGAGGACAACAAGCTCATGAATGGAAATTGGTTGAAAGAGCCCAATACAGAGGTCATTTTGCTATTTTTCAGGATACTAGCAATTTGTCAGACAGCTGTTCCTGAGCTGAATGAAGAGACTGGTATGTTTACATATGAAGCAGAGTCACCTGATGAAGCGGCCTTTCTTGCTGCGGCaagagaatttggttttgaattttgtaaaCGAACTCAATCAAGTGTGTTTATTCGTGAAAAATATGCACACCCAGGACAATTGATTGAAAG AGAGTTCAAAATTCTCAATTTGTTGGAATTTACAAGCCAAAGGAAGCGAATGTCTGTCATCGTGCGGGATGAGGATGGTCAAATTCTACTCCTGTGCAAAGGTGCTGATAG TATAATATTTGATAGATTATCAAAGAATGGAAGAATGTATGAAACAACCACTGCTAAGCATTTGAATGACTACGGAGAAGTTGGGTTGCGTACATTGGCACTTGCTTATAAAAAGCTTGACGAGTCTGAGTATTCAGCATGGAACAATGAGTTTGTCAAAGCCAAAACTTCTATTAGTGCTGACAGAGAAGCAATGCTTGAGCGAGTTGCAGATATGATGGAAAAGGATCTGATTCTTGTTGGTGCTACTGCTGTGGAAGACAAATTGCAAAAAGGG gTGCCCCAGTGCATAGACAAACTTGCACAAGCTGGTCTCAAGATTTGGGTTTTGACAGGGGATAAGATGGAAACTGCAATCAACATAGG ATTTTCATGTAGTTTACTCCGTCAGGGCATGAAGCAGATCTTCATAACTGTAATGAACTCAGATGCAGTCGCCCAGGAATCAAAGCAG GCTGTGAAAGAGAACATTTTGATGCAAATCACCAATGCCTCTCAAATGGTCAAGCTGGAAAAGGATCCGCATGCTGCATTTGCATTAATTATTGATGGAAAAACTCTATCCTATGCTCTAGAGGATGAAATGAAGCATCAGTTCTTAGCGTTGGCTGTTGTCTGTGCATCTGTCATATGCTGTCGTGTATCTCCCAAGCAGAAGGCACTA GTAACAAGATTAGTAAAGGAAGGAACTGGAAAAACCACGTTAGCGATAGGTGATGGTGCAAACGATGTTGGGATGATTCAAGAAGCTGACATTGGAGTTGGTATCAGTGGGGTGGAAGGCATGCAG GCTGTGATGGCAAGTGATTTTTCTATTTCCCAGTTTCGGTTTCTTGAAAGACTTTTAGTAGTCCATGGACACTGGTGCTACAAGAGAATTGCTCAGATG ATTTGctattttttctacaaaaatataGCATTCGGCCTTACCCTTTTCTACTTTGAGGCATTCACAGCCTTTTCTGGGCAATCAGTTTACAATGACTGGTACATGCTATTGTTCAATGTCATTCTTACCTCGTTGCCTGTCATATCACTTGGAGTTTTCGAACAAGATGTGTCTTCTGAGGTCTGCTTACAG TTCCCAGCATTGTATCAGCAAGGGcctaaaaatttgttttttgattggTATAGAATACTTGGGTGGATGGGTAACGGTCTCTATACCTCTCTCGTCATTTTCATCCTCAATATCATGATCTTTTATAACCAAGCATTCCGCGCTGAAGGCCAAACTGCTGATATGGCTGCCATGGGTGCTACTATGTTCTCTTGCATAATCTGTGCTGTAAACTGCCAGATTGCTCTCACAATGAGCCACTTTACATGGATACAACACCTCTTTGTCTGGGGAAGCGTCGCCACTTGGTACTTGTTTCTATTACTTTTTGGGATGTTGCCTCCATATTATTCAGAGGATGCCCACAAAATTTTAGTTGAAGCTCTTGGTCCAGCACCTATCTACTGGTGTACCATCCTCTTGGTAACAGTCGCATGTATTCTGCCCTACCTTGCTCACATATCATTCCAAAGATGTTTCAATCCGATGGATCATCATATCATCCAAGAAATCAAGTACTATAAGAAGGATGTTAAGGATCAACACATGTGGAGAAGGGAACGATCCAAGGCAAGACAAGAAACCAAGATTGGGTTCACAGCGAGGGTAGATGCAAAGATCAGACAACTGAAAGGGAAGCTGCAGAAGAAGTCTTCAACCTTGATCTTGCCAAATCGTATGCCTTCCCCGTGTTAA